The following proteins are encoded in a genomic region of Procambarus clarkii isolate CNS0578487 chromosome 23, FALCON_Pclarkii_2.0, whole genome shotgun sequence:
- the LOC123764048 gene encoding fatty acid binding protein 1-B.1, translating to MSVAGTYVLTSNENYLEWLTALGVPAERVTRMVAVKPKVVVSVTGSEVVVKTEAGDKSFTNTINLGKDSKAELPGGIEYVVNLSLSGSKLEGTWNLGDKSGTALVEFTASGATQTVVLGDITAKRVYSRQ from the exons ATGTCCGTCGCCGGCACTTACGTCCTCACATCAAACGAGAATTATTTGGAATGGCTGACCGCCCTGG GTGTTCCGGCGGAGAGAGTGACCAGGATGGTGGCCGTGAAGCCCAAGGTGGTGGTGAGCGTGACCGGGtcagaggtggtggtgaagacggAGGCCGGGGACAAGAgcttcaccaacaccatcaatctGGGCAAGGACTCCAAGGCTGAACTTCCTGGCGGCATCGAATATGTT GTGAACTTGTCGTTGTCCGGGTCCAAGCTGGAGGGCACCTGGAACTTGGGAGACAAGTCTGGCACCGCTCTGGTCGAGTttactgcctctggtgccacacag ACGGTAGTTCTTGGTGACATCACAGCCAAGAGGGTGTACAGTCGCCAGTAA
- the LOC138367680 gene encoding zinc finger protein 737-like, producing the protein MKAHKCPECGKSFSQLGGMKTHMLVHSGEKPHECPECGRKFSQRASMKTHMLVHSGDKPHECFECGKRFSQRGNMKTHMLVHSGEKPYKCLECGKRFRHLRSMTTHILIHSADKPHKCPKCGKRFSLLRNMKTHILVHSDDKPHECPECGKRFSRLDYMKRHMLRHSDERRFECAECGRRFKERETIITHMLIHMEDRPHECRECGKRFRHLRSMKVHMLLHSGVKPHECPECGKRFRQLGHMKTHRKVHTDDRLKI; encoded by the coding sequence aTGAaagctcataagtgtccagagtgtgggaagagcttcagtcagcttggaggtatgaagactcacatgttggtACATTCGGGTgagaaacctcacgagtgtcctgagtgtgggaGGAAATTCAGTCAGCGtgcaagtatgaagactcacatgttagtgcattcgggtgacaaACCGCATGAGTGTttcgagtgtggaaagagattcagtcagcgtggaaatatgaagactcacatgctagtgcattcGGGGGAGAAACCTTATAAGTGCCTAGAGTGTGGAAAGAGGTTCAGGCATCTTCGAAGTATGACCACTCATATTTTAATACATTCGGCTGACAAACCCCACAAGTgtccaaagtgtgggaagaggttcagtctgcttcgaaatatgaagactcacattttagtgcattcagatgacaaacctcacgagtgtccagagtgtggtaagagattcagtcgtcttgactATATGAAGAGACACATGTTAAGGCATTCAGATGAACGCCGTTTTGAGTGTGCAGAGTGTGGCAGGAGATTTAAAGAACGTGAAACTATAATAACGCACATGTTAATTCATATGGAGGATCGACCTCATGAGTGTCGAGAATGTGGGAAAAGGTTCAGGCATCTTCGAAGTATGAAAGTTCATATGTTACTGCATTCAGGtgtcaaacctcacgagtgtccagagtgtgggaagaggttcaggcaGCTTGGACATATGAAAACTCACAGGAAGGTACACACAGATGACAGGCTAAAAATTTAG